From Klebsiella electrica, the proteins below share one genomic window:
- a CDS encoding YdcF family protein has product MTEHFPSLPEATLAAANRLGQWLALDDFTVQASAVDIVVLAGNAVIPTIDAACRLAADVGVPLLISGGVGHSTVFLYDAVRNDPRYRSVPVDGRPEAHILADIAHLFWHIPRDKIVVEDRSTNCGENARFTRERLAATGLAPRAGVVLQDPTMQRRTMATFARVWQGEAAMPQWYSMPGCAPLLGNTANGLAFCGDSVGLWPVGRYLSLILGELPRLLDAPQGYGPRGKDFIVHVDIPAQILDAGQRLSEDSLLSDALNARAPG; this is encoded by the coding sequence ATGACTGAGCATTTCCCATCCCTGCCGGAGGCCACGCTGGCGGCGGCCAACCGCCTGGGCCAGTGGCTGGCGCTGGATGACTTTACCGTCCAGGCGTCGGCGGTGGATATTGTGGTGCTGGCGGGCAATGCGGTGATCCCGACCATCGACGCCGCCTGTCGACTGGCGGCTGATGTCGGGGTACCGCTGCTGATTAGCGGCGGGGTCGGTCACTCCACCGTCTTTCTCTACGACGCGGTACGTAACGATCCGCGCTATCGGTCAGTGCCGGTCGATGGACGTCCGGAGGCGCATATCCTCGCCGATATTGCCCACCTTTTCTGGCATATCCCCCGCGACAAGATTGTGGTCGAGGACCGCTCCACCAACTGCGGCGAGAACGCGCGCTTTACCCGCGAGAGGCTGGCGGCGACGGGATTGGCTCCTCGCGCCGGCGTCGTGCTCCAGGATCCGACGATGCAGCGGCGGACCATGGCGACGTTTGCCCGCGTCTGGCAGGGCGAGGCGGCCATGCCGCAGTGGTACAGTATGCCGGGCTGCGCACCGCTGCTGGGCAATACGGCAAACGGGCTGGCTTTTTGCGGTGATTCTGTCGGACTGTGGCCGGTCGGGCGCTATCTGTCGCTGATTCTTGGCGAGCTGCCGCGACTGCTGGATGCGCCTCAGGGATACGGCCCGCGCGGAAAAGATTTTATCGTCCATGTGGATATCCCCGCGCAGATCCTTGACGCCGGACAACGACTGAGTGAAGACAGCCTGCTGAGCGACGCGCTGAATGCCCGGGCGCCTGGCTGA
- a CDS encoding O-methyltransferase, with product MQQKWSAVDSYLVDTLIPHDPLLAQVLANNQRTGLPAHDVAANQGQFLALLVRMVRAQRVLEIGTLGAYSSIWMARELPEDGELLTLEADAHHAAVARENLRLAGVDDRVTLREGPALQSLEALGDRPAFDMIFIDADKPSNPDYLRWALRYSRPGTLIIGDNVVRDGEVVNPHSEDDRVQGVRRFIEMMARDPRLTVTALQTVGSKGWDGFTLAWVNA from the coding sequence ATGCAACAAAAATGGTCTGCCGTTGACAGTTATCTGGTTGATACTTTAATTCCCCACGATCCGCTGCTCGCACAGGTGCTGGCGAACAATCAGCGCACCGGGCTACCCGCTCACGACGTCGCCGCAAACCAGGGGCAGTTTCTGGCGCTGCTGGTGCGAATGGTACGGGCGCAACGGGTGCTGGAAATCGGCACGCTCGGTGCATATAGCTCCATCTGGATGGCCCGTGAGCTGCCGGAAGATGGCGAGCTGCTGACCCTGGAAGCCGATGCGCATCATGCCGCGGTGGCGAGGGAAAATCTGCGCCTGGCGGGCGTCGACGATCGGGTCACACTGCGGGAAGGCCCCGCGCTGCAATCACTGGAAGCTCTCGGCGATCGCCCCGCTTTCGACATGATTTTCATCGACGCCGATAAACCCAGTAATCCCGACTATTTGCGCTGGGCCTTGCGCTATTCCCGACCGGGAACATTGATTATCGGCGATAACGTGGTGCGCGACGGCGAGGTGGTGAACCCGCACAGCGAGGACGACCGCGTGCAGGGTGTACGACGCTTTATCGAGATGATGGCCCGCGATCCGCGCCTGACGGTCACGGCGCTGCAAACGGTAGGCAGCAAAGGCTGGGATGGTTTTACCCTGGCGTGGGTGAATGCATAG
- the azoR gene encoding FMN-dependent NADH-azoreductase: protein MSKVLVLKSSILAGYSQSGQLSDYFVEQWREQHAEDVITVRDLAANPIPVLDGELVGALRPSDTPLTPRQQEALTLSDELIAELQANDVIVIAAPMYNFNIPTQLKNYFDLVARAGVTFRYTEKGPEGLVTGKRAVVLTSRGGIHKDTPTDLVTPYLSTFLGFIGITDVNFVFAEGIAYGPEVAAKAQSDAKAAIDSVVAA from the coding sequence ATGAGCAAAGTATTAGTACTGAAATCCAGTATTCTGGCAGGGTACTCACAATCCGGTCAGCTGTCCGACTATTTTGTTGAACAATGGCGTGAACAGCACGCTGAAGACGTGATCACCGTGCGTGATCTGGCCGCCAATCCGATTCCGGTACTGGATGGTGAACTGGTTGGCGCGCTGCGTCCGAGCGACACGCCGCTGACTCCGCGCCAGCAGGAAGCGCTGACGCTGTCTGACGAACTGATTGCTGAACTGCAGGCAAACGATGTGATTGTTATCGCGGCGCCGATGTATAACTTCAACATCCCGACCCAGCTGAAAAACTACTTCGACCTGGTGGCTCGCGCCGGTGTGACCTTCCGCTACACCGAAAAAGGACCGGAAGGTCTGGTGACCGGTAAACGTGCGGTCGTACTGACCAGCCGTGGCGGTATCCATAAAGATACCCCGACCGACCTGGTCACGCCGTACCTGTCTACCTTCCTCGGCTTCATCGGTATCACCGATGTGAACTTTGTCTTCGCAGAAGGCATTGCTTACGGCCCGGAAGTCGCAGCCAAAGCACAGTCCGATGCCAAAGCGGCCATCGACAGCGTGGTTGCCGCGTAA
- the paaK gene encoding phenylacetate--CoA ligase PaaK yields the protein MITNTKLDPIETASRDELQALQTRRLKWTLKHAYDNVPMYRRKFAAAGVHPDDFRELSDLSKFPCTTKQDLRDNYPFDTFAVPMEQIVRIHASSGTTGKPTVVGYTQNDIDTWANIVARSLRAAGGTAKDKIHVAYGYGLFTGGLGAHYGAERLGATVIPMSGGQTEKQAQLIRDFQPDMIMVTPSYCLNLIEELERQMGGDASGCSLRVGVFGAEPWTLAMRAEIERRLGISALDIYGLSEVMGPGVAMECLETADGPTIWEDHFFPEVVNPNDGTPLADGEHGELLFTTLTKEALPVIRYRTRDLTRLLPGTARTMRRMDRISGRSDDMLIIRGVNVFPSQLEEEILKVEHLSPHYQLEVNRRGHLDSLSVRVELKESSLSLSHEQRCQICHQLRHRIKSMVGISTDISIVNCGSIPRSEGKACRVSDRRKIVANG from the coding sequence ATGATAACTAATACAAAATTAGATCCGATTGAAACTGCTTCTCGTGACGAATTACAAGCTTTGCAAACCCGGCGCCTGAAATGGACGCTGAAACATGCCTATGACAATGTGCCGATGTACCGGCGTAAATTTGCTGCGGCGGGCGTCCATCCTGACGATTTTCGCGAACTGAGCGACCTGAGCAAGTTCCCGTGCACCACCAAACAGGATCTGCGCGATAACTATCCGTTTGATACCTTTGCGGTCCCGATGGAACAAATTGTGCGTATTCACGCCTCTTCCGGTACCACCGGCAAACCGACGGTGGTGGGCTATACGCAAAATGATATCGACACCTGGGCCAACATCGTTGCCCGCTCCCTGCGCGCGGCGGGCGGTACGGCAAAAGATAAAATTCATGTCGCCTACGGTTACGGCCTGTTCACCGGCGGTCTCGGCGCCCACTACGGCGCAGAGCGCCTGGGGGCCACGGTGATCCCGATGTCCGGCGGCCAGACGGAAAAACAGGCGCAGCTGATCCGCGATTTTCAGCCGGACATGATCATGGTCACGCCGTCCTACTGCCTGAATCTGATTGAAGAGCTGGAACGCCAGATGGGCGGCGACGCCAGCGGCTGCTCGCTGCGGGTCGGGGTCTTCGGCGCCGAGCCGTGGACGCTGGCGATGCGGGCGGAGATTGAGCGTCGCCTGGGGATCTCGGCGCTGGATATTTACGGCCTGTCGGAAGTGATGGGACCGGGGGTGGCGATGGAGTGTCTGGAAACCGCCGACGGCCCGACCATTTGGGAAGATCACTTCTTCCCGGAAGTGGTTAACCCCAACGACGGTACGCCTCTGGCGGATGGCGAACATGGCGAGCTGCTGTTTACCACGCTGACCAAAGAGGCGCTGCCGGTGATTCGCTACCGTACCCGCGATCTGACCCGCCTGCTGCCGGGTACCGCGCGCACCATGCGCCGGATGGATCGCATCAGCGGGCGCAGCGACGATATGCTGATTATTCGCGGGGTAAACGTCTTCCCGTCCCAGTTGGAAGAGGAGATCCTTAAAGTCGAGCATCTGTCGCCGCACTATCAGCTGGAAGTCAATCGCCGCGGCCATCTTGATTCACTTTCGGTGCGCGTTGAGCTAAAAGAGAGCAGCTTGTCGCTCAGTCATGAACAGCGCTGCCAGATCTGCCATCAGCTGCGCCACCGTATTAAGTCGATGGTCGGGATCTCGACCGACATCAGCATCGTCAACTGCGGCAGTATCCCTCGCTCGGAAGGCAAGGCCTGCCGCGTCTCCGACCGGCGCAAAATCGTCGCCAACGGTTAA
- the paaX gene encoding phenylacetic acid degradation operon negative regulatory protein PaaX — MSKLDTFIQQAVEAMPISGTSLIVSLYGDSLLQRGGEVWLGSVAALLEGLGFGERFVRTALFRLNKEEWLDVVRIGRRSFYRLSDKGLRLTRRAEHKIYRASAPEWDGTWLLLLSEGLEKNQLAEVKKQLLWQGFGALAPSLLASPSQKLADVQSLLHEAGVAENVICFAAHSPLALSRAALRARVEECWHLTEQNTMYDAFIALFRPLLPLLRDAATDELTPQRCFQIQLLLIHFYRRVVLKDPLLPEELLPAHWAGQTARQLCINIYQRVAPGALIFVGEKGESSVGELPAPGPLYYQRFGGLPGA; from the coding sequence ATGAGTAAACTCGATACTTTTATTCAACAGGCGGTCGAAGCGATGCCCATCAGCGGTACTTCGCTGATTGTCTCGCTGTACGGCGACTCATTGCTACAACGCGGTGGCGAAGTGTGGCTCGGCAGCGTGGCCGCGCTGCTGGAAGGGCTGGGCTTTGGCGAACGGTTCGTGCGCACGGCGCTGTTCCGGCTGAACAAAGAGGAGTGGCTGGATGTGGTGCGCATCGGCCGCCGCAGTTTCTATCGTCTGAGCGACAAAGGACTGCGCCTGACGCGCCGGGCGGAGCATAAAATCTACCGCGCCAGCGCGCCGGAATGGGACGGGACCTGGCTGCTGCTGCTGTCGGAAGGACTGGAGAAAAATCAGCTGGCGGAAGTGAAAAAGCAGCTGCTGTGGCAAGGCTTTGGCGCGCTGGCACCGAGCCTGCTGGCTTCGCCATCGCAGAAGCTGGCGGACGTGCAATCTCTGCTGCACGAAGCGGGCGTGGCGGAAAACGTGATCTGTTTTGCCGCCCACTCGCCACTGGCGCTCTCCCGGGCGGCGCTGCGCGCCCGCGTTGAAGAGTGCTGGCATTTGACCGAGCAGAACACGATGTACGACGCCTTTATTGCCCTGTTTCGCCCGCTGCTGCCGCTGCTGCGCGATGCGGCCACCGACGAGTTAACGCCGCAACGTTGCTTCCAGATCCAGCTGCTGCTGATCCATTTCTATCGTCGCGTGGTGCTCAAAGATCCGCTGTTGCCGGAGGAGCTCCTGCCTGCGCACTGGGCCGGACAAACCGCGCGCCAGCTGTGCATCAATATTTACCAGCGGGTGGCGCCGGGCGCGCTGATCTTCGTCGGCGAAAAAGGCGAAAGCTCGGTGGGGGAACTGCCTGCACCGGGGCCGCTCTATTATCAGCGTTTTGGCGGCTTGCCAGGCGCCTAA
- the paaY gene encoding phenylacetic acid degradation protein PaaY, producing MPIYQIDGMTPVVPDESYVHPTAVLIGDVILGKGVYIGPNASLRGDFGRIVVKDGANIQDNCVMHGFPGQDTVVEEDGHIGHGAILHGCIIGRNALVGMSAVIIDGATIGENSFVGASAFVKAKAEMPANHLIVGSPAKAIRTLSEQEIAWKKQGTREYQVLVERCQQTLRQVEPLKEVEPQRKRLEFDENLRPKSSS from the coding sequence ATGCCGATTTATCAGATTGACGGTATGACCCCGGTGGTACCGGATGAAAGCTATGTGCATCCCACGGCGGTACTGATTGGCGATGTGATCCTCGGGAAAGGCGTGTACATTGGCCCCAATGCCAGCCTGCGCGGCGACTTTGGGCGTATTGTGGTGAAAGACGGCGCTAACATTCAGGATAACTGCGTGATGCACGGCTTCCCCGGTCAGGATACGGTGGTGGAAGAGGACGGGCATATTGGCCACGGGGCGATTCTTCACGGTTGCATCATTGGCCGCAACGCGCTGGTGGGGATGAGCGCGGTGATTATCGACGGCGCGACCATCGGCGAAAACAGCTTTGTTGGCGCATCGGCGTTTGTGAAGGCGAAAGCCGAGATGCCGGCCAACCATCTGATTGTCGGCAGCCCGGCCAAAGCGATCCGCACCCTGAGCGAGCAGGAGATCGCATGGAAAAAACAGGGGACGCGGGAGTATCAGGTACTGGTTGAGCGCTGCCAGCAGACGCTGCGTCAGGTGGAGCCGCTGAAAGAGGTGGAGCCGCAGAGAAAACGACTGGAGTTTGATGAAAACCTGCGGCCGAAATCATCATCCTGA
- a CDS encoding Glu/Leu/Phe/Val family dehydrogenase → MEKLSYASESHTSPWTTYLRQIDRVAPYLGDLAYWVETLRHPKRALIVDIPVQMDDGTIRHFEGYRVQHNLSRGPGKGGVRYHPDVDLNEVMALSAWMTIKCAAVNIPYGGAKGGVRVDPFSLSEGELERLTRRYTSEIGLIIGPQKDIPAPDVGTNGKVMAWMMDTYSMNHGTTITGVVTGKPIHLGGSLGREKATGRGVFITGREVAGRCGVEIEGAKVALQGFGNVGSEAARLFAEAGARIVVIQDHTSTLYNEGGIDMAALTAWQAEKKQIAGFPGAHEIDKEAFWTTRMDILIPAALEGQITRERAEKLTCKLVLEGANGPTYPEADDVLAERGVVVVPDVVCNAGGVTVSYFEWVQDMASFFWSEEEINAKMDRIMTDAIIHVCEKAADKACSLRTAAYIVACERILMARKDRGIYPG, encoded by the coding sequence ATGGAAAAGTTATCTTACGCATCTGAAAGTCATACATCTCCATGGACAACCTACCTGCGCCAGATCGACCGCGTCGCGCCTTATCTGGGCGATCTCGCTTACTGGGTGGAAACCCTGCGTCATCCCAAACGCGCGCTGATTGTCGACATTCCGGTGCAGATGGATGATGGCACTATCCGTCACTTTGAAGGTTATCGCGTTCAGCACAATCTATCGCGCGGACCGGGTAAAGGTGGTGTTCGCTACCATCCGGACGTTGACCTGAACGAAGTGATGGCACTTTCTGCCTGGATGACCATCAAGTGCGCCGCGGTCAATATTCCTTACGGCGGGGCTAAAGGCGGCGTGCGCGTCGACCCGTTCAGCCTGTCAGAGGGCGAACTGGAACGTCTGACCCGCCGCTATACCAGCGAAATCGGTCTGATCATCGGGCCGCAGAAAGATATCCCGGCCCCGGACGTCGGCACCAACGGTAAAGTGATGGCGTGGATGATGGATACTTACTCCATGAACCATGGCACCACCATTACCGGCGTGGTAACCGGCAAGCCGATTCACCTCGGCGGTTCGCTGGGACGTGAAAAAGCGACCGGTCGCGGCGTCTTTATTACCGGCCGTGAAGTCGCCGGTCGTTGTGGCGTTGAAATTGAGGGCGCGAAAGTGGCGCTGCAAGGTTTCGGTAACGTTGGTAGTGAAGCCGCACGTCTGTTCGCCGAAGCGGGCGCGCGTATCGTGGTGATTCAGGACCACACCTCCACCCTGTATAACGAAGGGGGCATTGATATGGCTGCCCTGACCGCATGGCAGGCTGAGAAGAAGCAAATTGCCGGTTTCCCGGGTGCCCATGAAATTGATAAAGAGGCCTTCTGGACCACCCGGATGGACATTCTGATCCCCGCCGCGCTGGAAGGCCAGATCACGCGCGAGCGCGCGGAAAAACTGACCTGTAAACTGGTGCTGGAAGGGGCGAACGGCCCGACCTATCCGGAAGCGGATGATGTCCTTGCCGAACGCGGCGTCGTCGTGGTTCCGGACGTTGTCTGCAACGCCGGCGGCGTGACCGTCAGCTACTTCGAATGGGTCCAGGACATGGCAAGCTTCTTCTGGAGCGAGGAGGAGATTAACGCCAAAATGGACCGCATCATGACGGACGCTATCATCCACGTCTGCGAGAAGGCCGCTGACAAAGCGTGCTCACTGCGTACCGCAGCCTATATCGTCGCCTGTGAACGCATCCTGATGGCGCGTAAAGATCGCGGTATCTATCCGGGTTAA
- the hrpA gene encoding ATP-dependent RNA helicase HrpA encodes MLRDKSRFSRRLHGVKKVKNPESQQAILQEMAQEIEQAAGRVLLREASRPTITYPENLPVSQKKDEILQAIRDHQVVIVAGETGSGKTTQLPKICMELGRGVKGLIGHTQPRRLAARTVANRIAEELQSEPGGCIGYKVRFSDHVSDNTMVKLMTDGILLAEIQQDRLLMQYDTIIIDEAHERSLNIDFLLGYLRELLPRRPDLKIIITSATIDPERFSRHFNNAPIIEVSGRTYPVEVRYRPIVEEADDSERDQLQAIFDAVDELGRESPGDILIFMSGEREIRDTADALNKLNLRHTEVLPLYARLSNSEQNRVFQSHSGRRIVLATNVAETSLTVPGIKYVIDPGTARISRYSYRTKVQRLPIEPVSQASANQRKGRCGRVSEGICIRLYSEDDFLSRPEFTDPEILRTNLASVILQMTALGLGDIAAFPFVEAPDKRNIQDGVRLLEELGAITTDEQQTAYKLTPMGRQLSQLPVDPRLARMVLEAQQHGCVREAMIITSALSIQDPRERPMDKQQASDEKHRRFHDKESDFLAFVNLWNYLGEQQKALSSNQFRRQCRTDFLNYLRVREWQDIYTQLRQVVKELGLPINSEPAEYREIHTALLTGLLSHIGMKDNDKQEFTGARNARFSIFPGSGLFKKPPKWTMVAELVETSRLWGRIAARIDPEWIEPVAQHLLKRSYSEPHWERAQGAVMATEKVTVYGLPIVAARKVNYSQIDPALCRELFIRHALVEGDWQTRHAFLRDNLRLRTEIEELEHKSRRRDILVDDETLFEFYDQRISHDVISARHFDKWWKAASRETPDLLNFEKSMLIKEGAEQVSKLDYPNFWHQGNLKLRLTYQFEPGADADGVTVHIPLPLLNQVEEAGFEWQIPGLRRELVIALIKSLPKPVRRNFVPAPNYAEAFLGRATPLALPLLDSLERELRRMSGVTIDREAWQWEQVPDHLKITFRVVDDKNKKLAEGCSLADLKEALKGKVQETLSAVADDGIEQSGLHIWSFGQLPESYEQKRGNYQVKAWPALVDERDSVAIKLFDNPLEQQQAMWQGLRRLLLLNIPSPIKYLHEKLPNKAKLGLYFNPYGKVLDLIDDCISCGVDKLIDEAGGPVWSEEAFAALHEKVRAELNETVVEIAKQVEQILTAVFNINKRLKGRVDMSMALGLSDIKAQMGGLVYRGFVTGNGFRRLGDTLRYLQAIEKRLEKMAIDPHRDRAQMLKVESIQQAWQQWLNKLPPGRRGDADVQEIRWMIEELRVSFFAQQLGTPYPISDKRVLQAMEQIVP; translated from the coding sequence ATGCTGCGCGACAAGTCACGCTTCTCCCGTCGCCTGCATGGCGTGAAGAAGGTTAAAAATCCTGAATCCCAGCAGGCCATTCTTCAGGAGATGGCGCAAGAGATCGAACAAGCCGCAGGGAGAGTCCTGCTGCGTGAAGCATCGCGTCCGACGATTACCTACCCGGAAAATTTGCCGGTCAGCCAGAAAAAAGATGAGATTTTGCAGGCGATTCGCGACCATCAGGTGGTGATTGTGGCGGGGGAGACCGGCTCCGGTAAAACCACCCAGCTGCCGAAAATCTGCATGGAGCTGGGGCGCGGGGTGAAAGGGCTGATTGGCCACACGCAGCCGCGTCGACTGGCGGCGCGCACCGTCGCCAACCGCATTGCCGAAGAGCTGCAAAGCGAGCCGGGCGGCTGCATCGGCTATAAAGTCCGTTTTAGCGACCACGTTAGCGACAACACCATGGTCAAGCTGATGACCGACGGTATTCTGCTGGCGGAAATCCAGCAGGATCGGCTGTTGATGCAGTACGACACCATCATCATCGATGAAGCGCACGAACGTAGCCTGAACATCGACTTCCTGCTCGGCTATCTGCGCGAGCTGCTGCCGCGTCGCCCGGACCTGAAAATTATTATCACCTCGGCGACCATCGACCCGGAACGCTTTTCGCGCCACTTTAACAACGCGCCGATTATCGAAGTGTCCGGGCGGACTTATCCGGTGGAAGTGCGCTATCGGCCAATCGTTGAAGAGGCCGACGACAGCGAACGCGATCAGCTGCAGGCGATTTTCGATGCCGTTGATGAACTGGGGCGTGAAAGCCCCGGCGACATTCTGATCTTTATGAGCGGCGAGCGGGAAATCCGCGATACCGCCGATGCGCTCAATAAGCTTAATTTGCGCCATACCGAAGTGCTGCCGCTGTATGCGCGCTTATCGAACAGCGAGCAGAACCGCGTCTTCCAGTCCCACAGCGGGCGGCGGATCGTGCTGGCGACCAACGTCGCCGAAACCTCGTTGACCGTGCCGGGCATTAAGTATGTTATCGACCCCGGTACCGCGCGCATCAGCCGCTACAGCTACCGTACCAAAGTGCAGCGGCTGCCGATTGAACCGGTGTCGCAGGCCTCCGCTAACCAGCGTAAAGGGCGCTGCGGTCGTGTTTCCGAAGGGATCTGTATTCGTCTCTATTCGGAAGACGATTTCCTCTCGCGCCCGGAATTTACCGACCCGGAAATTCTGCGCACCAACCTGGCGTCGGTTATTCTGCAAATGACCGCCCTCGGGCTGGGCGATATCGCCGCTTTCCCGTTCGTTGAGGCGCCGGATAAGCGCAATATCCAGGACGGCGTGCGCCTGCTTGAGGAGCTGGGGGCGATTACCACCGACGAGCAGCAGACCGCCTATAAGCTGACACCGATGGGCCGTCAGCTCAGCCAGCTGCCGGTGGACCCACGCCTGGCGCGGATGGTACTGGAAGCGCAACAGCATGGCTGCGTGCGTGAAGCGATGATCATCACCTCGGCGCTCTCCATTCAGGACCCGCGTGAACGCCCGATGGACAAACAGCAGGCCTCCGATGAGAAGCATCGCCGCTTCCATGATAAAGAGTCCGACTTCCTCGCGTTTGTTAACCTGTGGAACTACCTCGGCGAGCAGCAAAAGGCGCTCTCCTCGAACCAGTTCCGTCGCCAGTGCCGCACCGATTTTCTCAACTATCTGCGAGTGCGCGAATGGCAGGATATCTACACCCAGCTGCGCCAGGTGGTGAAAGAGCTGGGGCTGCCGATTAACAGCGAACCGGCGGAGTATCGCGAAATTCATACCGCGCTGCTGACCGGTCTGCTGTCGCACATCGGGATGAAAGATAACGATAAGCAGGAGTTTACCGGCGCGCGCAATGCGCGTTTCTCTATCTTTCCGGGCTCCGGTTTGTTCAAGAAGCCACCGAAGTGGACGATGGTCGCCGAACTGGTGGAGACCAGCCGCCTGTGGGGACGGATTGCCGCGCGCATCGATCCGGAATGGATCGAGCCGGTGGCGCAGCATCTGCTTAAACGCTCCTACAGCGAACCGCACTGGGAGCGGGCGCAGGGGGCGGTGATGGCGACGGAAAAAGTGACCGTCTACGGTCTGCCGATCGTCGCCGCGCGTAAAGTGAACTATAGCCAGATAGACCCGGCGCTGTGCCGTGAGCTGTTTATCCGCCACGCGCTGGTGGAAGGGGACTGGCAGACGCGTCATGCCTTCTTGCGCGACAACCTCAGGCTGCGTACGGAAATTGAAGAGCTGGAGCACAAATCGCGCCGCCGCGACATTCTCGTCGATGACGAAACGCTGTTTGAGTTCTACGACCAGCGCATCAGCCACGATGTGATCTCCGCGCGCCACTTCGATAAGTGGTGGAAAGCGGCCAGCCGCGAAACGCCGGATCTGCTCAACTTCGAAAAGAGTATGTTGATCAAAGAGGGGGCGGAGCAGGTCAGTAAGCTCGACTATCCGAACTTCTGGCATCAGGGCAACCTGAAGCTGCGGTTGACCTATCAGTTTGAACCGGGCGCCGATGCGGACGGGGTGACGGTACATATTCCGCTGCCGTTGCTCAACCAGGTGGAAGAGGCCGGGTTTGAGTGGCAGATCCCCGGCCTGCGCCGCGAGCTGGTTATCGCGCTGATTAAATCGCTGCCGAAACCGGTACGGCGTAACTTTGTACCGGCGCCGAACTACGCCGAGGCATTTTTAGGCCGCGCGACGCCGCTGGCGCTGCCGCTGCTGGATTCGCTGGAGCGCGAGCTACGGCGAATGAGCGGCGTGACCATCGACCGCGAGGCCTGGCAGTGGGAACAGGTGCCCGATCATCTGAAAATCACCTTCCGGGTGGTGGATGACAAGAACAAAAAGCTGGCGGAAGGGTGCTCGCTAGCGGATCTCAAAGAGGCGTTGAAGGGTAAAGTGCAGGAGACGCTTTCTGCGGTTGCCGACGATGGCATCGAGCAGAGCGGGCTGCATATCTGGAGTTTTGGTCAACTGCCGGAGAGCTACGAGCAAAAACGCGGCAACTATCAGGTGAAAGCCTGGCCGGCGCTGGTGGATGAACGTGACAGCGTGGCGATTAAGCTGTTTGATAATCCGCTGGAGCAGCAGCAGGCGATGTGGCAGGGGCTGCGCCGTTTGCTGCTGCTGAATATCCCGTCGCCGATTAAGTATCTGCACGAGAAGTTGCCGAATAAAGCCAAACTGGGGCTCTATTTTAACCCTTACGGCAAAGTGCTGGATCTGATTGATGACTGTATCTCCTGCGGCGTCGATAAGCTGATTGATGAAGCAGGCGGCCCGGTGTGGAGCGAAGAGGCGTTTGCCGCGCTGCATGAAAAAGTGCGCGCCGAACTGAACGAAACGGTGGTGGAGATAGCCAAACAGGTCGAACAGATTCTGACCGCGGTGTTCAACATCAATAAGCGGCTGAAAGGGCGCGTCGACATGAGCATGGCGCTGGGGCTGTCGGATATCAAAGCGCAGATGGGCGGGTTGGTCTATCGCGGTTTCGTCACCGGCAACGGCTTCCGTCGGCTGGGGGATACCCTGCGCTATCTGCAGGCGATTGAAAAACGGCTGGAGAAAATGGCCATCGATCCGCACCGCGACCGGGCGCAGATGCTTAAGGTGGAGAGTATCCAGCAGGCCTGGCAGCAGTGGCTGAATAAGCTGCCGCCGGGACGTCGTGGGGATGCGGATGTGCAGGAGATTCGCTGGATGATTGAGGAGCTGCGCGTCAGCTTCTTCGCCCAGCAGCTCGGTACGCCGTATCCCATTTCCGACAAGCGGGTACTGCAGGCGATGGAGCAGATAGTCCCCTGA